The following nucleotide sequence is from Vibrio fluvialis.
GGGCAACATCTCCACGGGTTTGATCGCACAGTTTGGTTTATCGAAAGACAAAAAATCGCTCTACACCGCCTCGGTATACCCAAAACGCATTGTTTGGGGTGACATCGACGCTGTGGTGCAAAAGTTCGCGGTCAATTCTCTTAGCTTGGATAAAGAGATCGAATCTTCTCCCAAAATGGCGCAAGCCGCAGCTTACGTGAACACTTTCCAAACTTCCGCAACCGACAAATACGCGTTCGTACAAAACGCCACACCCGCTGCATCGGTATCTGTGGTGGATATTGCCAGCGGCAAAGCGCTGTTAGAAATCCCGACACCGGGCTGCTGGGGTATTTACGCATCACAGGATGACAACAAGTTCAGCTCCGCTTGCGGCGACGGCACCTTCTCAACCTACGTCATAGCTAAAGATGCGAAGAACTATACCGCGCATAAAAGTGAAAAGATTTTCGACACTGACGACGATGCGCTATTCATCACCGCACAGCGCGACGGCAGCAAACTGATGTTCACTTCGTTCAAAGGCAACATGTATGTCCTGAATGACACTGGCGAAACCGTGACGTTGGCAGACAAGTTCAACTACACCAAAGACATCGAAGGCAACTGGCTACCTGGTGGTTACGAAGTCATTGGCTACAACCAGCCTAACAAACTGATGTTCGTCACCATGCATCCGGATGGCAAGGAAGGCAGCCACAAAGACGGTGCTCAAGAAATCTGGGGCGTGAGCATGGATTCGCATAAGGTTGTGACGCGCATTGAAGCAGAAGAACCGATTTCTCTGGCCGTGTCTCAAACCAAAGCGCCGGATGTGTACACCCTGACCGACTTCGGCACCGTGGTGAAATACACCTTTAATGGCGGCAAGTTTGAAGGCACCAAAGTACATGAAGCGGAAGAGATGGGCAGTTTCACTCAAATGTTGATGGTGGATTACTGATATGAGCACATCCTGGATAACCCAATATCACCTGACCATCATGACTTTTTTCGTGTTGGTGTTTATTCAGGCCGCGCTGCATAAAGGAGCGGATCTACGTCGTTTTTCAGGCTACATCAGTCACTACTCACGCCACTTTGAACAACATGCCTACCCGCTTGCGGTGTTGTTATTGGTTGGCGAAATTGCGGCAGTGGTTCTGAGCATAACGCCGATAACCAATGTGGCCGGGGAACTGCTGATGCTACTGCTGCTCATCGGCTATACGCTCGCCATGAGCATGCAACTGAAAAGTGGCAACCGAGAAATTGACTGTGGATGTGGTGGAACACCGATCGTGGTATCGCGCCGCACGCTGTTACGCAATGCCATTCTGATAACGCTGGCAGGGTCGATGCTGATGACCGCTAACCAGCCCATCACCAGTTTGAGTCTGCTGATGGCTATCGCAGGCGGAGTGATTCTCTGGTTTGGGTATTACCTACTAGAGCAACTGATGCACAACCACGATTTGATTCTGAAGCTCGCTCAACACGAGCAGGAAAAGGACATCTAATGAATACTGTATTACTGTTTGCAGTCGGCTTTTTAGCTGTACTCGTCGCACTGCTGTTTATCGCTTTTATTGCGCTTTCCCGTCAGGTCGGGATTCTGTTTGAACGCATCTCTCCAGTGGGAGCCATGATCAACAACAATGGCCCTCAGTTGGGTGAGACGCCCAAACCGATGACGTTGATGTCTCTCAATCAGGGGGAAATCACGCTGGGTGGCGCGCAAGCAAAAAGTACCTTGGTGCTGTTCGTTGCACCATCATGCCCTATCTGTAAGGTGCTGCTTCCTCTCATCAATAGTTTGCAAAAAGCCGAATCGAGCTGGCTGAATGTGGTGCTGGCAAGTGACGGTGACGAACCCGCTCAACGCGCGTTGATTGCTCAGCATAAACTGGAAAACATTCCGTATGTGCTGTCTCAGGAGCTGGGCATGGCCTACCGCGTGGCAAAACTGCCGTTCTCTGTCCTCATGGATGAGCAGGGACAGATCGTGTCAAAAGGTCTGATCAATAGCCGCGAACAGCTCGAAAGCTTGTTCAACGCGAAAGAGAGCGGCTTTGAATCACTACAAGATTTCTCACACAAACAGACCGTGACGGTTAATCACTAAGCAGGAGACAGTGACAATGAAAAAATTCAGCGAAATGTTATTGAATGCCATGGACAGGCTCTCAGAGAAAACCGTCCGTCATTCCGCACGCCAGATTGGCCGCCGCAACTTTCTCGCCAAAGCAGGTGTGTTTATCGTCGGTACGGGCATGATGCCGCTGCTGCCATTTGACCGCTCAGCAGGCAAAGTGTTTGCAGCCGAAGGCCCGGGGGATGATATCAACAGCTGTGACTACTGGCGCTATTGCGCGCTCGACGGAAACTTGTGTTCCACATCCGGTGGCAGCGAAACCACCTGCCCTCCGGGTTCTGAAGCGTCCAAAGTGGCTTGGGTGGGCACATGTCTCAACCCGAACGACAATAAGAACTATCTGGTGTCGTATAACGACTGCTGTGGTAAAGCGATCGTGAACAGCTCAGTCGCGTGTCTCAACAGTGAACGTGAACGTCCGGGATACCGCATGGGTCTGCACAACGACATCAACTGGTGTATGGCGAACACCAACAAAGGCTACCATTGCACCGTAGCCGCACTGGTGGGGCTGGCGAATGAATAAACGCGCCGTTTCCCTATTGTTTGCTTTAGTGGCGCTTGGCACTCACTACCCAGTGAGTGCTGAATCCGACCAGGATAAATTCGTCACCAACTGCTCTGGCTGCCATGGAATGGACGCCAAAGGCATTATCGGTCTGGCTCCCTCGTTGGAAAACCCGCAGCTCTGGAACCGCCTTGGCGACAAGCGCGATCAGTACATTGCGGGTGTGGTAACAGGGGGGATGAGCGGTAAGATCGAGTCTTTGGGCAACAGCTATCAAGGATTTGCTATGCCTCCACAAAGTTTTCTTGAGACCGCGGATCTGGTGGAAATTACTCACTACATCCTGAGTGACATTAACCACCTTACTGGTGGGCCTGATGCCAATCTGATCGACAAATACAAGGAGAACCCACTCTCTCATCAGGAACTGCATCAACTGCGTGACGGAGACTAAGGTATGAAAACAACGCTTTACC
It contains:
- a CDS encoding amine dehydrogenase large subunit, producing MRKTVLGALFISGLIFLPTTYAATQFKPEHVSVEKEIKPGPNVFIIDQSWAGSSMITVIGADNLEAKGNISTGLIAQFGLSKDKKSLYTASVYPKRIVWGDIDAVVQKFAVNSLSLDKEIESSPKMAQAAAYVNTFQTSATDKYAFVQNATPAASVSVVDIASGKALLEIPTPGCWGIYASQDDNKFSSACGDGTFSTYVIAKDAKNYTAHKSEKIFDTDDDALFITAQRDGSKLMFTSFKGNMYVLNDTGETVTLADKFNYTKDIEGNWLPGGYEVIGYNQPNKLMFVTMHPDGKEGSHKDGAQEIWGVSMDSHKVVTRIEAEEPISLAVSQTKAPDVYTLTDFGTVVKYTFNGGKFEGTKVHEAEEMGSFTQMLMVDY
- a CDS encoding MauE/DoxX family redox-associated membrane protein; translated protein: MSTSWITQYHLTIMTFFVLVFIQAALHKGADLRRFSGYISHYSRHFEQHAYPLAVLLLVGEIAAVVLSITPITNVAGELLMLLLLIGYTLAMSMQLKSGNREIDCGCGGTPIVVSRRTLLRNAILITLAGSMLMTANQPITSLSLLMAIAGGVILWFGYYLLEQLMHNHDLILKLAQHEQEKDI
- a CDS encoding redoxin family protein: MNTVLLFAVGFLAVLVALLFIAFIALSRQVGILFERISPVGAMINNNGPQLGETPKPMTLMSLNQGEITLGGAQAKSTLVLFVAPSCPICKVLLPLINSLQKAESSWLNVVLASDGDEPAQRALIAQHKLENIPYVLSQELGMAYRVAKLPFSVLMDEQGQIVSKGLINSREQLESLFNAKESGFESLQDFSHKQTVTVNH
- a CDS encoding methylamine dehydrogenase light chain; this translates as MKKFSEMLLNAMDRLSEKTVRHSARQIGRRNFLAKAGVFIVGTGMMPLLPFDRSAGKVFAAEGPGDDINSCDYWRYCALDGNLCSTSGGSETTCPPGSEASKVAWVGTCLNPNDNKNYLVSYNDCCGKAIVNSSVACLNSERERPGYRMGLHNDINWCMANTNKGYHCTVAALVGLANE
- a CDS encoding c-type cytochrome — encoded protein: MNKRAVSLLFALVALGTHYPVSAESDQDKFVTNCSGCHGMDAKGIIGLAPSLENPQLWNRLGDKRDQYIAGVVTGGMSGKIESLGNSYQGFAMPPQSFLETADLVEITHYILSDINHLTGGPDANLIDKYKENPLSHQELHQLRDGD